The following coding sequences are from one Microbacterium wangchenii window:
- the uraH gene encoding hydroxyisourate hydrolase — protein MTHLTTHVLDSVCGEPAAGIAVTLAAAWTPLAHGATDSDGRLALGPDRLEPGEYSLTFRTGDYFAARGTASFHPSVTVTFTVDDSGRHLHVPLLLSPFAYSTYRGS, from the coding sequence GTGACCCACCTCACCACGCACGTCCTGGACTCCGTGTGCGGTGAGCCCGCCGCCGGGATCGCCGTCACCCTCGCCGCCGCCTGGACGCCGCTGGCCCACGGCGCGACCGACTCCGACGGACGCCTCGCCCTCGGCCCCGACCGGCTGGAACCCGGCGAGTACAGCCTCACGTTCCGCACGGGCGACTACTTCGCCGCGCGGGGGACGGCGAGCTTCCATCCCTCCGTCACGGTGACCTTCACCGTCGACGACAGTGGGCGGCACCTGCACGTGCCGCTGCTGCTGAGCCCGTTCGCCTACTCCACCTACCGCGGATCATGA
- the uraD gene encoding 2-oxo-4-hydroxy-4-carboxy-5-ureidoimidazoline decarboxylase produces MELEEFNAADPDEAASVVRVWADVPGWVDAVVAGRPYASVDALAAYAGALASTWAPADLEAALAHHPRIGARVTGTGAEAAASRREQASMAAAPDEVAAALAAGNAAYEERFGRVFLIRAAGRTPSEMLSELQRRLGNPADVEAAEATAQLAEIALLRLRTALATDSAPEEAE; encoded by the coding sequence CGTCGTGCGGGTGTGGGCCGACGTGCCGGGATGGGTGGATGCCGTGGTCGCGGGCCGCCCGTACGCCTCCGTCGACGCCCTCGCCGCCTACGCCGGTGCGCTCGCCTCCACGTGGGCGCCCGCCGACCTGGAGGCCGCGCTCGCGCACCACCCGCGGATCGGCGCACGCGTGACCGGCACGGGCGCGGAGGCCGCGGCATCCCGGCGGGAGCAGGCGTCCATGGCCGCCGCGCCCGACGAGGTCGCCGCCGCCCTGGCCGCGGGGAATGCGGCCTATGAGGAGCGGTTCGGCCGGGTCTTCCTCATCCGCGCCGCCGGGCGGACACCGTCGGAGATGCTGTCCGAACTGCAGCGGCGCCTGGGCAACCCGGCCGACGTCGAAGCCGCCGAGGCCACCGCGCAGCTGGCCGAGATCGCACTGCTTCGCCTGCGGACGGCCCTCGCCACCGACAGCGCGCCCGAGGAGGCCGAGTGA